A part of Tessaracoccus timonensis genomic DNA contains:
- a CDS encoding bifunctional DNA primase/polymerase, whose protein sequence is MTVRDLSALFLDATDLPLPQAAVRLASAGVPVFPVAPRDKVPLIRNGRGFRDATTDLGQLEAWWRRFPQANIGVPTGAASGLVVVDVDVHGTNGYDALNRADHAGLIAGWEFLVRSPTGGLHLYYPAAEDGEQRSWQAGDAGIDFRGDGGYIVAPPSLRVIDGATVPYRITELSTDPADPLDAGRLRRFLEPPRPPRRFLPRVRGQGRTDPQKLANWLGGERTDRNRKLFWASCVLAEEGVPYREALGAMLTVEQPDFGSREITRTVASGYKRIHGDPPSVRGNRAPRGGPARAAVDASQEQRLAPARGL, encoded by the coding sequence ATGACGGTCCGTGATCTGTCGGCGCTCTTCCTCGACGCCACCGACCTGCCCCTCCCGCAGGCCGCGGTCAGGCTTGCGTCTGCGGGGGTGCCGGTGTTCCCGGTCGCGCCGCGCGACAAGGTGCCGCTGATCCGCAACGGCCGCGGTTTCCGGGATGCCACGACCGATCTGGGTCAGCTCGAAGCGTGGTGGCGGCGCTTCCCGCAGGCGAACATTGGCGTCCCCACCGGCGCTGCCTCCGGGCTGGTCGTGGTGGATGTGGACGTGCACGGCACGAACGGCTACGACGCCCTGAACCGCGCCGACCACGCCGGCCTGATCGCGGGGTGGGAGTTTCTGGTGCGCTCGCCCACGGGCGGCTTGCACCTCTACTACCCAGCCGCCGAAGACGGCGAGCAGCGGTCGTGGCAGGCCGGGGATGCGGGGATCGACTTCCGCGGCGACGGCGGCTACATCGTCGCCCCACCCTCGCTCCGGGTGATCGACGGCGCAACCGTGCCCTACCGGATCACCGAGCTCAGCACCGACCCCGCTGACCCGCTGGACGCGGGTCGGCTGCGGCGTTTTCTCGAACCGCCCCGCCCGCCGCGCCGATTCCTGCCTCGGGTGCGCGGGCAGGGGCGGACCGATCCGCAGAAGCTCGCGAACTGGCTGGGCGGGGAGCGCACCGACCGGAACCGGAAGCTGTTCTGGGCCTCCTGCGTGCTCGCCGAGGAAGGCGTGCCCTACCGGGAGGCGCTGGGCGCGATGCTCACCGTCGAGCAGCCCGACTTCGGATCGCGGGAGATCACCCGCACCGTCGCCTCCGGCTACAAACGCATCCACGGTGATCCGCCCTCAGTCCGTGGGAACAGAGCGCCCCGCGGCGGGCCTGCGCGCGCCGCCGTCGACGCATCTCAGGAGCAGCGGCTTGCGCCTGCGAGGGGGCTGTGA
- a CDS encoding ParB N-terminal domain-containing protein, whose protein sequence is MSSIRIGNRHRTDLGDIDGLAASIERDGLLQPPTITPDGVLVCGRRRLAAIQQLGWRVVNVWVRSGISDRLGHLLAEQDDNLLHKDLTPLEAASLYRELKELLAEDAARRQEASRFSSDHQPSENGEAGEDGGGKFPAPSQAPAGEARQQAAAMIPGAASYRTLDKIEAIQQAADRDDLPDDTRAQVADALARIEAGAPVHPIFEEVRALIDDPARTRDAELDRLAQEAVARAKNRPRRTKNPAAPAPAGLTVWTARSFVVIWGELVDWWTHYDPAVLASELTEEQIEMFLTIADGTARFATALRAARNQNTDNDEDHEEGEGGVRHLRAL, encoded by the coding sequence GTGTCCTCCATCAGGATCGGGAACCGGCACCGCACCGACCTGGGCGACATCGACGGCCTGGCCGCGTCGATCGAGCGCGACGGGCTGCTCCAGCCCCCGACGATCACCCCGGACGGGGTGCTCGTCTGCGGCAGGCGCCGACTTGCCGCGATCCAGCAGCTCGGCTGGCGGGTCGTGAACGTGTGGGTGCGCTCCGGGATCTCCGATCGCCTCGGGCACCTGCTCGCCGAGCAGGACGACAACCTGCTGCACAAGGACCTCACCCCGCTGGAAGCAGCGTCCCTCTACCGCGAGCTCAAGGAGCTGTTGGCCGAGGACGCGGCCCGTCGTCAGGAAGCATCCCGGTTCAGCAGCGACCACCAACCGTCGGAGAACGGCGAGGCTGGGGAGGACGGTGGCGGAAAATTTCCGGCACCGTCACAGGCCCCGGCGGGTGAGGCGCGGCAGCAGGCAGCGGCGATGATCCCGGGAGCGGCGTCGTACCGGACGTTGGACAAGATCGAGGCGATCCAGCAGGCCGCGGACCGTGACGACCTCCCCGACGACACCCGAGCCCAGGTCGCTGATGCGTTGGCGCGGATCGAGGCGGGCGCGCCGGTGCATCCGATCTTCGAGGAGGTCCGCGCCCTCATCGACGACCCCGCCCGGACCCGGGATGCGGAGCTGGACCGGCTAGCCCAGGAAGCGGTCGCCCGCGCCAAGAACCGGCCCCGCCGCACGAAGAACCCCGCCGCTCCCGCGCCGGCGGGGCTCACGGTGTGGACGGCCCGATCGTTCGTCGTGATCTGGGGCGAACTCGTCGACTGGTGGACGCATTACGACCCGGCCGTGCTCGCCAGCGAGCTCACCGAGGAGCAGATCGAGATGTTCCTGACGATCGCCGACGGCACCGCCCGCTTCGCCACCGCCCTCCGTGCCGCACGCAACCAGAACACCGACAACGACGAAGACCATGAAGAGGGCGAGGGCGGGGTGCGGCATCTGCGCGCCCTCTGA
- a CDS encoding SCO6880 family protein: protein MPRTDDTTPSAGELVPVKFSRLTRRGLILGLSLSQMIALGIGGASLIGVLYAGGGILIAYSAPIWAAAIALTWVKIGGRALVEWIPVCAWWAWRTTGGQLLYRRRIVAPRPEGTLALPGDMARLREYTDPETGAGMIHDPTANTLTVVVSVTHPAFVLLDPSEQHRRVTAWGRVLATVCRSGRVATLQVLERTLPDSGQGLAEWWAEHGTHDDSWASTTYAELIDRAGPAGERHATTVSLSLDMKAAGRQIRTAGGGIKGAANVLRQEMTTLVSALRAADLTPSGWLSPGELAVMLRTAYDPAIGPTLERHGQLGQDLATAGPVAVAETWERLRTDSGYHAVLWISEWPRAMVYPGFLAPITLSTGIQRSISLLCTPLRTDQAVRDIRKKKVEYISDRAQRAKIGQIQDASQTAEYEDVLRQEADLTAGHGVLRYTGLIAVTAPTVEELDTAVAAIEQAAIQASCETRRLVGQQAAAFTAAALPLARRI, encoded by the coding sequence ATGCCACGCACCGACGACACCACACCGAGCGCCGGCGAGCTGGTGCCGGTGAAGTTCTCCCGCCTCACCCGCCGCGGCCTCATCCTGGGCCTGTCGCTGTCGCAGATGATCGCCCTCGGCATCGGTGGTGCGTCCCTGATCGGAGTGCTCTACGCCGGCGGCGGCATCCTCATCGCCTACTCCGCCCCCATCTGGGCGGCAGCGATCGCACTGACCTGGGTGAAGATCGGCGGCCGAGCACTGGTCGAGTGGATACCCGTGTGCGCCTGGTGGGCCTGGCGCACCACCGGCGGACAACTCCTCTACCGGCGCCGGATCGTCGCCCCGCGGCCGGAGGGCACGCTCGCGCTGCCCGGTGACATGGCCAGGTTGCGCGAGTACACCGATCCCGAGACGGGGGCCGGGATGATCCACGACCCCACCGCGAACACGCTGACGGTGGTGGTGTCGGTGACGCATCCGGCGTTCGTGCTCCTGGACCCGTCCGAGCAGCACCGCCGGGTCACCGCCTGGGGGCGGGTGCTGGCGACGGTCTGCCGCTCCGGCCGGGTCGCCACCCTCCAAGTGCTGGAGCGCACCTTGCCGGATTCCGGGCAGGGGCTCGCCGAATGGTGGGCCGAGCACGGCACCCACGACGACTCCTGGGCCTCGACCACCTACGCCGAGCTGATTGACCGGGCAGGGCCTGCTGGGGAACGCCACGCCACCACCGTGTCGCTGTCGTTGGATATGAAGGCGGCGGGCCGGCAGATCCGGACCGCCGGCGGCGGCATCAAGGGCGCGGCGAACGTGCTCCGCCAGGAGATGACCACCCTCGTCTCCGCGCTCCGCGCCGCCGACCTCACCCCGTCCGGGTGGTTGAGCCCCGGGGAACTGGCGGTGATGCTGCGCACCGCTTACGACCCCGCCATCGGGCCGACTCTGGAACGCCACGGGCAGCTCGGGCAGGACCTCGCCACAGCAGGCCCCGTCGCCGTCGCCGAGACGTGGGAGCGCCTGCGCACCGACTCCGGCTACCACGCCGTGCTGTGGATCAGCGAATGGCCGCGCGCGATGGTGTATCCCGGGTTCCTCGCCCCGATCACTTTGTCGACGGGGATACAGCGGTCGATATCGCTGCTGTGCACCCCGCTCAGGACCGACCAGGCCGTGCGCGACATCCGCAAGAAGAAGGTGGAGTACATCAGCGACCGCGCCCAGCGGGCGAAGATCGGGCAGATCCAGGACGCCTCGCAGACCGCCGAGTACGAGGACGTGCTGCGCCAGGAAGCCGACCTGACCGCGGGGCACGGGGTGCTGCGCTACACCGGCCTGATCGCCGTCACCGCCCCGACCGTCGAAGAACTCGACACCGCGGTCGCGGCGATCGAGCAGGCCGCGATCCAGGCCTCCTGCGAGACGAGGCGCTTGGTCGGGCAGCAGGCCGCCGCGTTCACCGCCGCCGCCCTGCCGCTGGCGCGGCGCATCTGA
- a CDS encoding DUF2637 domain-containing protein: MERRRGWAVVTAASGTVLIGAGAFWLSFTALADLAVRSGIGAGQAWIWPLLVDGLIVVATVAVVALDGHRAAWYPWALLIGGALVSVIANAAHALVTAEASVPGLLAATVAAVPPLVLLASTHLTVVLIRSTRTTATPPQTEEHLPALPAAGTASETPNQSPAPEPDDPLPRHEDEDDVEPTVPATHKSTPPVAGAGRRERAARLREAGWSNKQIARELDVHPSTVGRWFPRRPEAEVSESSGP; this comes from the coding sequence ATGGAGCGGCGGCGCGGGTGGGCGGTGGTCACGGCCGCGTCGGGCACAGTGCTCATCGGTGCCGGCGCGTTCTGGCTGAGCTTCACAGCGCTGGCCGACCTCGCCGTGCGCTCGGGGATCGGAGCTGGGCAGGCGTGGATCTGGCCGCTGCTGGTCGATGGGCTGATCGTCGTCGCCACCGTCGCCGTGGTCGCGCTCGATGGGCACCGGGCGGCCTGGTATCCGTGGGCGCTGCTCATCGGCGGCGCACTTGTCTCGGTGATCGCGAACGCCGCGCACGCCCTGGTCACCGCCGAGGCGTCCGTGCCGGGCCTGCTCGCCGCGACCGTCGCCGCCGTCCCACCCCTGGTGCTGCTGGCCTCCACCCATCTCACGGTCGTGCTCATCCGCTCCACCCGCACCACGGCCACACCGCCGCAGACGGAGGAGCATCTGCCGGCCCTGCCTGCGGCCGGCACCGCGTCCGAGACCCCAAACCAGAGCCCGGCGCCGGAGCCGGACGACCCCCTACCACGGCACGAGGACGAAGACGACGTAGAGCCGACCGTGCCCGCGACGCACAAGTCGACTCCGCCGGTGGCTGGTGCGGGTCGGCGGGAGCGGGCGGCGCGGCTGCGTGAGGCGGGCTGGTCGAACAAGCAGATTGCCCGCGAACTCGATGTGCACCCCTCGACCGTGGGCCGCTGGTTTCCCCGACGGCCCGAGGCCGAGGTGTCTGAGTCGTCCGGCCCGTAG
- a CDS encoding ATP-binding protein: MSGDREKLHSAVLVAPAKERRRLRKQRRQAAAELVAEQRTRERAEARAKRERERAERRATRYLPAAGEPGPATLRTPGRFRLPKHQDTSAMLAGAYPFLAEGGFGSQGVFIGQDLYSGGSFVYDPWVLYANGVITAPNIVVAGIVGSGKSSLAKSLYTRSLGFGRRVYIPGDPKGEHTAVAEAVGGRAIKLGHGLPSRLNPLDEGYRPAGMSDEQWTATVVSRRRDLIGALTETVLARPMSPLEHTAIDTALAATMRANSVPILPMIVDHLLDPEGDEDGRLQEDGRMVGHALRRLVAGDLAGLFDGPSTEVFDPSLPMISLDLSQVTENSTLISALMTCSSAWMEAALLDPAGGQRWCIYDEAWRLMSQPALLRRMDAHWRLARAYGIANAMIFHKVSDLDNVGDQGSAMRGLANSLLANAETRIIYRQESDQLGPTSAALGLTGTEQALLPTLGVGQGLWKIKGSSYVVQHQLHPAENRLFDTSSRAAARS; the protein is encoded by the coding sequence GTGAGCGGCGACCGCGAGAAGCTGCACTCCGCCGTCCTCGTCGCCCCCGCCAAGGAACGCCGCCGACTCCGCAAGCAGCGCCGGCAGGCCGCCGCGGAGCTCGTCGCCGAACAGCGCACCCGCGAACGGGCCGAGGCCAGAGCGAAGCGGGAGCGCGAGCGGGCCGAGCGGCGCGCGACCCGGTATCTGCCCGCAGCCGGCGAGCCCGGCCCCGCCACCTTGCGCACGCCGGGCCGGTTTCGCCTCCCGAAGCATCAGGACACCAGCGCGATGCTCGCCGGGGCGTATCCATTCCTCGCCGAAGGCGGCTTCGGCTCCCAGGGCGTGTTCATCGGCCAGGACCTCTACTCCGGCGGGTCATTCGTCTACGACCCGTGGGTGCTGTATGCGAACGGGGTCATCACCGCCCCGAACATCGTGGTCGCCGGCATCGTCGGCTCAGGCAAGTCGAGCCTCGCGAAAAGCCTCTACACCCGCTCGCTCGGATTCGGGCGCCGCGTCTACATCCCCGGTGACCCCAAAGGCGAACACACCGCCGTGGCGGAGGCCGTCGGGGGCCGGGCGATCAAGCTTGGCCACGGCCTGCCCTCCCGCCTGAACCCCCTCGATGAGGGATACCGGCCCGCCGGGATGAGCGACGAACAATGGACAGCCACCGTCGTCTCCCGGCGACGCGACCTGATCGGGGCGCTCACGGAGACCGTGCTGGCGCGCCCCATGTCGCCGTTGGAGCACACCGCGATCGACACCGCCCTGGCCGCGACCATGCGGGCCAACTCGGTGCCGATCCTGCCGATGATCGTCGACCACCTCCTCGACCCCGAAGGCGACGAGGACGGCAGACTCCAGGAGGACGGGAGGATGGTCGGACATGCCCTGCGCCGCCTGGTCGCCGGTGACCTGGCCGGCCTGTTCGACGGCCCCTCGACGGAGGTGTTCGATCCGTCGCTGCCGATGATCTCCCTCGACCTGTCCCAGGTCACCGAGAACTCCACCCTCATCAGCGCGCTCATGACCTGCTCGTCGGCGTGGATGGAAGCCGCCCTCCTCGACCCCGCCGGCGGGCAACGCTGGTGCATCTACGACGAAGCCTGGCGCCTCATGTCCCAACCGGCCCTGCTGAGGCGGATGGACGCGCACTGGCGCCTCGCGCGGGCGTATGGGATCGCGAACGCGATGATCTTCCACAAAGTCTCCGACCTCGACAACGTCGGCGACCAAGGCTCAGCCATGCGCGGCCTCGCCAACAGCCTGCTCGCGAACGCGGAGACGCGGATCATCTACCGGCAAGAATCCGACCAGCTCGGCCCCACCTCCGCCGCGCTCGGGCTGACCGGCACCGAACAGGCCCTGCTGCCCACCCTCGGGGTCGGGCAAGGGCTGTGGAAGATCAAGGGCTCCTCCTACGTCGTCCAACACCAGCTACACCCCGCCGAAAACCGACTCTTCGACACAAGCTCGCGAGCAGCAGCGCGCAGCTAG
- a CDS encoding DUF6112 family protein: MIDIDPNSSGLPGIEQLRTIVGAVMTVGLILSVLALIVSAIIWAYGSNSSNPHLAGRGKTGLLISCGAAVICGAAVALVNFGWSVGQQV, translated from the coding sequence GTGATCGACATCGACCCTAACTCCAGCGGGCTGCCGGGTATCGAGCAGCTGCGTACCATCGTCGGCGCCGTTATGACCGTCGGCCTGATCCTGTCTGTGCTCGCGTTGATCGTCTCCGCGATCATCTGGGCTTACGGCTCCAACTCTTCGAACCCGCACCTTGCCGGGCGGGGGAAGACGGGGCTGCTGATCTCCTGCGGCGCGGCCGTGATCTGCGGTGCCGCGGTCGCGCTGGTGAATTTCGGCTGGTCGGTCGGCCAGCAGGTCTGA
- a CDS encoding M23 family metallopeptidase, giving the protein MLRKAIAGLAALVLLGPMVVLVSVGLLVNPSAASCAAPGGSVQVGDIPDELTSTTRNGEQIVLGRTELTHAATIIETGSTTEGVGRDGIIIALMAALTESRMRMLANTGAYPESGDYPNDGNGSDHDSLGLFQMRPASGWGTVAELMDPDYQAAAFYGGPDGPNAGSPRGLLDIPGWEQMGKGEAAQAVEVSAYPDRYDNYEPVAGDILTALTGSGDPGPTGAAVLVSAEPVESSRVVFPLPEGTWVPTSPFGPRTHPITGEQSFHTGSDFSAPDGTPILAAADGIVTVAEFSGGYGGLVVIEHRIDGKIIATAYAHSWEHGIHVQPGDTVRAGQHIADVGSSGMSTGPHLHFEVRDGGTDGEYIDPAKWLNDHDAADLDESEVTPPGQDDCDTQQDTPGDPSPVEGDPDELVDDPTTDGQITLRMRSVYEQTLAAFPESTWACYSPRPGSKSEHPIGRACDVAFGNAIGQYPTPTQVEYGWQVTNWLQERAETLGVEYLIWQGKIWSLARADEGWRDYNGGGMHDPSDVTGGHFDHLHITVKGGDR; this is encoded by the coding sequence ATGCTGCGCAAAGCGATCGCGGGGCTCGCCGCCCTCGTCCTGCTCGGTCCGATGGTCGTGCTCGTCTCGGTCGGGCTGCTCGTCAACCCCTCCGCCGCCTCCTGCGCAGCTCCTGGCGGCAGCGTGCAGGTCGGCGACATCCCCGACGAACTGACCTCCACCACCCGCAACGGGGAACAGATCGTCCTCGGACGAACCGAGCTCACCCACGCGGCCACGATCATCGAAACCGGTTCGACCACTGAGGGGGTCGGACGCGACGGGATCATCATCGCGCTGATGGCGGCGCTGACCGAGTCGCGGATGCGGATGCTCGCCAACACAGGCGCTTATCCCGAGAGCGGCGACTACCCGAACGACGGCAACGGCTCAGACCACGACTCTCTCGGCTTGTTCCAGATGCGCCCGGCCTCCGGGTGGGGCACCGTCGCCGAACTCATGGACCCCGACTACCAGGCCGCCGCGTTCTACGGCGGCCCCGACGGCCCCAACGCCGGCTCACCGCGGGGTCTGCTGGACATCCCCGGCTGGGAGCAGATGGGCAAGGGCGAAGCCGCCCAGGCGGTGGAGGTGTCGGCGTACCCGGACCGCTACGACAACTACGAGCCCGTCGCAGGCGACATCCTCACCGCCCTCACCGGCAGCGGCGACCCCGGCCCCACCGGAGCCGCGGTCCTGGTGAGCGCGGAGCCGGTCGAGTCCTCGCGGGTGGTGTTCCCACTCCCGGAGGGCACCTGGGTGCCGACGAGCCCGTTCGGACCGAGGACGCATCCGATCACCGGGGAGCAGTCTTTCCACACCGGCAGTGACTTCTCCGCCCCGGACGGTACGCCGATCCTCGCCGCCGCGGACGGCATCGTGACGGTCGCGGAGTTCTCCGGCGGTTACGGCGGTCTTGTCGTCATCGAGCACCGCATCGACGGCAAGATCATCGCGACCGCGTACGCGCACTCCTGGGAGCACGGCATCCACGTCCAGCCGGGCGACACGGTGCGAGCCGGGCAGCACATCGCCGACGTCGGCAGCAGCGGCATGTCCACGGGGCCGCATCTGCATTTCGAGGTCCGCGACGGCGGCACCGACGGCGAGTACATCGACCCCGCGAAATGGCTCAACGACCACGACGCCGCCGACCTCGACGAGTCCGAAGTCACCCCACCCGGGCAAGACGACTGCGACACCCAGCAGGACACGCCGGGTGATCCGTCGCCGGTGGAAGGCGACCCGGACGAGCTGGTGGACGACCCCACCACGGATGGGCAGATCACCCTGCGGATGCGCAGCGTCTACGAACAGACCCTCGCCGCGTTCCCGGAGTCGACGTGGGCGTGCTACTCGCCCCGGCCGGGATCGAAGTCGGAGCATCCGATCGGGCGGGCGTGTGATGTGGCGTTCGGGAACGCGATCGGCCAGTACCCGACCCCGACCCAGGTCGAGTACGGGTGGCAGGTCACCAACTGGCTCCAAGAGCGCGCCGAGACCCTCGGCGTGGAGTACCTCATCTGGCAGGGCAAGATCTGGTCCCTCGCCCGCGCCGACGAAGGCTGGCGCGACTACAACGGCGGCGGGATGCACGACCCCAGCGACGTGACCGGCGGACACTTCGACCACCTCCACATCACCGTGAAGGGCGGTGATCGGTGA
- a CDS encoding conjugal transfer protein TrbL: MSVCDIPVISTVCDAVGEGTASLIAAPFDWLASSMAGAAAWLMEMMWTVFDTTTLVDLNQDGFVSVYNIVFGIALFIVAIFFFLQLITGMIQRDPGALSRAALGAGKSILGSFVVITLTTVLLEIVDQLCIGLIQAAGETTESMGNQLLLLASALSGLNIAAPGVGAIVSIFLAGLMIAAIGIVWFSLLIRKALILVTVVLAPLALSGASWDVTKGWIGKWVTFLIALIVSKLVLVVVFLVAITQVATPIDAGLTAVTEPIAGIVLMGIAAFAPYMVYRLISFVGFDLYNSMGAEQDAKNAMNRPVPIPTRAGGEGPKKILGSTDGGADVTGREPASAEAGGQHRDGGDGDRERGGGNGDRREHRACRPGRGRRHGRQRSRRGRPAGGPRAREPGRHRRRGRAERRPHHPQ; encoded by the coding sequence GTGAGTGTGTGCGATATCCCCGTCATCTCCACCGTGTGCGACGCCGTCGGTGAGGGCACCGCGTCCCTGATCGCCGCCCCGTTCGACTGGCTCGCCTCCTCGATGGCCGGGGCCGCGGCGTGGTTGATGGAGATGATGTGGACCGTCTTCGACACCACCACCCTGGTCGACCTGAACCAGGACGGGTTCGTCTCGGTCTACAACATCGTCTTCGGGATCGCCCTGTTCATCGTCGCGATCTTCTTCTTCCTCCAGCTCATCACGGGGATGATCCAGCGCGACCCCGGCGCCCTCTCCCGGGCCGCGCTCGGGGCCGGCAAGTCGATCCTCGGCAGCTTCGTGGTCATCACGTTGACGACGGTGCTGCTGGAGATCGTCGACCAGTTGTGCATCGGCCTCATCCAGGCAGCCGGGGAGACCACCGAATCGATGGGCAACCAACTCCTCCTCCTCGCAAGCGCCCTGTCCGGGTTGAATATCGCCGCCCCCGGCGTCGGCGCGATCGTCAGCATTTTCCTCGCCGGGCTGATGATCGCCGCCATCGGCATCGTCTGGTTCAGCCTGTTGATCCGGAAAGCCTTGATCCTCGTCACCGTCGTGCTGGCCCCGCTCGCGTTGTCGGGGGCGTCGTGGGATGTCACGAAGGGGTGGATCGGGAAATGGGTGACGTTCCTGATCGCCCTGATCGTCTCCAAGCTCGTCCTGGTCGTGGTGTTCCTGGTCGCGATCACGCAGGTCGCGACGCCCATCGACGCCGGCCTCACCGCGGTGACCGAGCCCATCGCGGGCATCGTGCTGATGGGGATCGCCGCGTTCGCCCCCTACATGGTCTACCGGCTCATCTCGTTCGTGGGCTTCGACCTCTACAACTCGATGGGCGCCGAGCAGGACGCGAAGAACGCCATGAACCGGCCCGTCCCGATCCCCACCAGGGCCGGCGGTGAGGGCCCGAAGAAGATCCTCGGCAGCACTGATGGCGGGGCGGACGTGACGGGGCGGGAGCCCGCCAGCGCCGAAGCCGGCGGCCAGCACCGAGACGGCGGGGACGGAGACCGCGAGCGCGGAGGCGGGAACGGGGACCGCCGCGAGCACCGGGCCTGCCGCCCCGGTCGTGGCCGGCGTCATGGTCGCCAAAGAAGCCGCCGAGGCCGGCCCGCAGGCGGGCCGAGAGCTCGGGAACCAGGCCGACACCGTCGCCGCGGGCGCGCAGAACGCCGGCCACACCACCCCCAGTGA
- a CDS encoding DUF6112 family protein produces the protein MEVFPDFDGLSGIEDLREVAGALLMFVLIVAVLMLIVSGVCWAIGASNGNYQLAARGRAGVFVSFAGAILAGAGVAWLNWLISIGNQL, from the coding sequence ATGGAGGTGTTTCCGGATTTCGATGGGCTGTCAGGGATCGAGGATCTGCGGGAGGTCGCCGGCGCGCTGTTGATGTTCGTGCTGATCGTGGCGGTGCTGATGCTGATCGTCTCGGGCGTCTGCTGGGCGATCGGCGCCAGCAACGGCAACTACCAGCTCGCGGCCCGCGGCCGGGCCGGGGTGTTCGTCTCCTTCGCCGGCGCGATCCTCGCCGGCGCCGGCGTCGCGTGGCTGAACTGGCTCATCAGCATCGGCAACCAGCTCTAA